From the Rhodothalassiaceae bacterium genome, one window contains:
- a CDS encoding histidinol-phosphatase, with protein MSASADLEQLRAFAAEVALAGAHVAARWFRRPVSVASKGGKAGFDPVTEADRAAEAAMRAAIAARFPDHRILGEEEGASGGDSPWCWHLDPIDGTRAFLAGLPSWTTLVGLACEGRPLVGAIVQPVLKEVFTGIDAQGLRGAWCNGRPLSVAPRPALEEAVVMTTGPEYFSPREWAAFRRLAGRCRITRYGFDAYAYAMLAAGHVDIVAEAGLAPHDVMALVPVVRGAGGVISGWNPDRAPGETGGRVLAAAGPALHAAAAAVLAEDVAEA; from the coding sequence GCACGCTGGTTCCGCCGGCCGGTGTCGGTGGCCTCCAAGGGCGGGAAGGCCGGCTTCGACCCCGTCACCGAGGCGGACCGGGCGGCCGAGGCGGCGATGCGGGCCGCGATCGCCGCGCGCTTTCCCGACCACCGCATCCTCGGCGAGGAGGAGGGCGCAAGCGGCGGCGATTCGCCCTGGTGCTGGCATCTCGATCCCATCGACGGCACGCGCGCCTTCCTTGCCGGCCTGCCGAGCTGGACGACGCTGGTGGGGCTCGCCTGCGAGGGCCGGCCGCTGGTGGGGGCCATCGTCCAGCCGGTGCTGAAAGAGGTGTTCACCGGCATCGATGCCCAGGGCCTGCGCGGGGCCTGGTGCAACGGCCGGCCGCTTTCGGTCGCGCCGCGGCCCGCGCTGGAGGAGGCGGTCGTGATGACGACGGGGCCCGAGTATTTCTCGCCGCGCGAATGGGCGGCCTTCCGGCGGCTCGCCGGCCGCTGCCGCATCACCCGCTACGGCTTCGACGCCTATGCCTACGCGATGCTGGCGGCCGGCCATGTCGACATCGTCGCCGAGGCGGGGCTTGCACCCCACGACGTCATGGCGCTGGTGCCGGTGGTGCGCGGGGCGGGCGGCGTGATCTCCGGCTGGAATCCGGATCGGGCGCCGGGAGAGACCGGCGGGCGGGTGCTGGCGGCGGCCGGACCGGCGCTGCACGCCGCGGCGGCCGCCGTGCTTGCCGAGGACGTGGCGGAGGCCTGA